Proteins from one Monodelphis domestica isolate mMonDom1 chromosome 6, mMonDom1.pri, whole genome shotgun sequence genomic window:
- the LOC100018963 gene encoding mas-related G-protein coupled receptor member D-like, whose product MVTTVTATNSTEEQRNIIPLGIAVLIVFLSLCGLAGNGTISWFLGFSMRKNPYSVYIFNLAITDFLFLFCMALSSILNRPESGHWPPYVFEILRRIRFFFYTLGLSLLAAISIQRCISVLFPIWYRCHRPKHLSTLVCAGLWVLAILENLVAIYFCVVQNQDMNSCKKVDIFFAVLILGVFTPVMCISGLALFIKVQRVSRRRQPARLYITVLVTILVFLICALPLALYWFVLSWVIQDKRLCGPIYDVTKIFSCVNSTANPIIYYLVGRQRKRRLHEPLRVVLERALGNEEMSPEETVELGSESRGVQGRSEDTIEEIPRINAKYRHPKLSDSPSLCPGTPSHGPPSMCPKSLSEAGQKY is encoded by the coding sequence ATGGTTACGACAGTAACGGCTACTAACTCCACTGAGGAACAACGGAATATAATCCCGCTAGGAATAGCAGTCCTCATTGTGTTCCTCAGCCTGTGTGGCCTGGCAGGGAATGGGACCATCAGCTGGTTTCTTGGGTTCAGCATGAGGAAGAACCCCTATTCTGTCTACATTTTCAATCTGGCCATCACcgacttcctcttcctcttctgtaTGGCCCTTTCAAGTATTCTTAACAGGCCTGAGTCTGGCCACTGGCCCCCTTATGTTTTTGAGATACTGAGAAGAATAAGGTTCTTCTTTTATACCCTGGGGTTGAGCCTGCTGGCCGCCATCAGCATTCAGCGCTGCATCTCTGTTCTTTTCCCCATCTGGTATCGATGTCACCGTCCCAAGCACCTGTCCACCCTGGTATGTGCTGGGCTCTGGGTTCTGGCCATCCTGGAGAATTTGGTGGCTATTTATTTCTGTGTTGTGCAAAATCAAGACATGAATTCCTGTAAAAAAGTAGACATATTTTTTGCGGTCTTGATTTTGGGTGTCTTTACCCCAGTGATGTGTATATCTGGCTTGGCCCTGTTCATCAAAGTCCAGAGGGTCTCCAGAAGACGCCAGCCAGCAAGGCTCTACATCACCGTCCTGGTCACCATCTTGGTGTTTCTCATCTGTGCCTTGCCCCTCGCACTCTACTGGTTTGTTCTCAGCTGGGTCATCCAGGATAAGAGGCTGTGTGGTCCTATTTATGATGTGACCAAAATCTTCTCCTGTGTGAACAGCACAGCCAACCCCATCATTTACTACTTGGTtgggaggcagaggaagagaagGCTCCATGAACCCCTCAGGGTTGTGCTAGAGAGGGCGCTTGGGAATGAAGAAATGTCCCCCGAAGAAACCGTGGAGCTAGGATCAGAGAGtcgtggggttcaggggagaagCGAGGATACCATTGAGGAGATCCCAAGAATAAATGCCAAATATAGACACCCCAAGCTGTCTGACAGCCCCAGCCTGTGCCCTGGAACTCCATCCCATGGTCCTCCATCTATGTGCCCCAAATCTTTATCTGAGGCTGGCCAGAAGTACTGA